The genomic interval ATCTGGTGCTGCACGTGCTGATGCCGTTGCTAATGCCGCACACGGTGCTCTGAACGCCAAGGCCTGCGGGCGTCGTGCGTGGCCGACGCCCGGCCGGTAAGCTGGGGCGATGCGTCGACCGCCCGCCGCCCTGCTCGTCAACACCCCGGACATCGAACTATGGCCGGCCGCCTTGCTGCGCGCGCGCGCCAATCGCGATGCCCGCGTGCTTGCGCGCGCGTCGTGGGTGCTGCGGCGAAAACGCGACGGCCGCTATCTGGCTGCGCTGCTTCCCGAGGGACTGATGCCGCTGCTGCCCGACTGGCGCCGCACGCCCGGGCTCGATGCGGCACTGGACCTGCTCGACACGTCACCAGCCGCCCTCCCGTCCACCCCAGCCGACACGCTGCCGATCGCGCGGCTGCAGGCGCGGCTCGACAGCCTGGGCATCGAGGCACAGACCTACACGGCCCGCACCGGCCTGTCGCTGGTGCCCGAGCCGACCTGGCTGGCCTTCGCCGGCGTCGACCGCTACCGTCGCCCGCTGTGGCTGCAGGCCGAGGCGGCCCAGGGGTGGACGCGGATGCGCGAGGCCGCGCGGGGCGACGGCATCGCACTCGAGGCGATTTCCGGCTACCGCAGCCATGACTACCAACTCGGCATCTTCGAGCGCAAACGCGCCCGCGGCCTCGACGTGGACGCCATCCTCGAAGTCAACGCCGCCCCCGGCTACAGCGAGCACCATTCGGGCAGTGCGCTCGACATCGGCACGCCCGGCGAGCCCAGCGCCGAGCCCTCGTTCGAGGCGACGCCGGCATTCGCCTGGCTGACGCGCCACGCCAGCGACCACGGCTTTGCAATGAGCTATCCGCGGGGCAATCCCCACGGCATCGTCTACGAGCCGTGGCACTGGCGCCACCGCTGAAGCAGCCGGGCGCGTCCGCGGCGCAGGCGCGCCCGGCCGCGCGGCCTCAGCGCCGCGGCGCGCGCAACGCCGAGATCGCGTAGAGCAGCCAGCCGAACATCGTCAGCCCGCCGCCCCAGGGCGCGAACGCCGACGGCCCACCGAGCAGATGGCGCGAGACGACCGCGCCGGCGAACAGCAAGGTGCCGCCCAGCAGCGCCAGCAATGCCAGCTTCGCCATCGGATCGCGCAGGCCCCGCGACAACGCGGCCAGTGCGACGCCATGACCGAACGCGAACACGGCGGCCGACTGCAACGCCGCACGCGCATCGCCTTCCACCCCGTGATTGGCATAGGCGGCCAGTGCCACGGCCACCCCGGCCAGCAGTGCGCCGGCCGCGGCCAGGCCCGATGCATTCCCTTCGTATCTGCGCAAGACACTCTCCCCCTGTCCTGGGGCACCGTGACGGTGCCCGGCTTCCCAACGCAACACGCCGCATCCAAGGGATGCGGCGTGGGCGTGATCCTGTGTCGCGGTACGAAGACCGCCGCTTACGGCTGCTGGCGCAAGGTCCAGAAGACTTCGAATTCGCCGTTCTCGGTGAACGCGGCTTCGATGCCGTTGCGGTAGGACTCGTACGGACGATCGGTGACTTCGTAGCCCTGGGTCAGTGCCCAGGCGCGCACGGCGTTGCGGACGTTGTCCAGCTCGGCCATGAAGCCCTTGTAGTTGGCCTTGGCGACGCGACCGCGTGGCTGGTGCACGTACTTCACCGGGCCCAGCAGCTCGAGACCGGACAGCTCGGCGGCATCGGTGGCCGGCGCCTCAGGTGCAGTGGCGACCGGCGCGTCGCCTTCGCCCTCGCCTTCGCCCTCGGCGGCGGCAGTAGCGGCAGGCGCGGCCGGACCGGTGCCCTTGGCGCGGACCGGCAGCGCGATGTCGAAGGTGTAGGTCTCGCGGCCCAGCTCGGTGGTGATGACGCGCAGCGGACCGGCGGCTTCCAGATCATTGGCCGCCATCGTGCGGTTGATCCACTCCAGGTTGGCCTTCATCGAGTCCTGGATGACCTGGTTGTTGCGCTCGACCGCGCCGGCGCTGACGACCAGCAGGTTCTCGGCCGGACGGTCGACCGCCGCCAGACCCGACAGCGAGCTGCCTTCGACCCGGTAGTCGACGTTCGGCACGGCGGCCAGCAGGTTGCCCATCTGGCCCAGGCCCAGCTTCATGTCGTCGCCGACGTTGCGGCTGACGTAGAGGCCGGCGAAACGACCGAGCAGATCCCAGCCGTAATCGACGTTGTAGGTCTGGGTGATCTCGATGTTGCGGTTGTTGCGCCCGGTCGGCTTCAGCGTGAAGGTCATCTTCTTGTTGTCGCCGCGCTGCGGGTTCTCGACCGCGTAGACCACGCGCTTGTCGGGATCGGACTCGGTGATCTCCCAGTGGCCCTGGCCGATGCGCTTGTCCTGCGAGGTGTAGTCGACGCGGGCGCCGACGCCGGCATCCGGGCCGGAGAGCTTGAGCTGGACGGCGGGGTCGTAGCGCGGAATCGGCGACCAGTCCTTGAAACGACGGACGCTATTGATCGTGTCGAACACGATCGACTGCCGACGGTTGGTCTCGACAGATTCGGTCAACGTGCGGCTGGACGGAAGCAGCACGGCCACCACCAGGAACAGCACGGCGACGATGACGCAAGAGATCAGCAGTTCGAGCAGACGGGTCATTCAGGGTTCTCCAGGACCAATTCCGGCCTGAGGCGGCACAGACCGGCAATCGTAGCAAGATTGTATTGCCGCGGGCGAGCGATGTTGCGAGCGAATCGACGGCCGCGATCGTGCCTTCGCGCCGGAGGCGACCGCCACCGGGCGCGCCGCGCCGGGCCGCGGACGACACCGGTGTCGTGCAGGCGCCGTCGGAGCGGCCTGGAGGACCGCTTCATCGCGTCAGCGAACCGCGTCTTTCCCGCTCAGACCAGTTGCAGTTCGAAGGCCTTGAGCACGGCCCGTGTGCGGTCGCGCACGCCGAGTTTGGACAGGATGTTGGAGACGTGGTTCTTGATCGTGCCCTCGGCCACGCCCAGCGAGTTGGCGATCTCCTTGTTGGAGAAGCCGCCGGCCATCAGCCGCAGGATCTCGGTCTCGCGGTCGGTCAGCGGATCGGGCCGGTCGAGGCTGACGAACTCGTTGCGCATCTGCTCCAAGCCGGTCAACAGGCGCTGGGTCACCGCCGGCTGCACCAGCGAGCCGCCGTCGGCGACCGTGCGGATGGCGCCGACCAGTTGCTCGAGCGACACATCCTTGAGCAGATACCCCTTGGCCCCGGCCTTGAGGCCGGCCAGCACCAATTGGTCGTCGTCGAAGGTGGTCAGGATGATCGTCGGCGGCAGCGCGTCGGCGCGCGCCAGCGACTGCAGCGCCTCGAGGCCGGACATTGCCGGCATACGCATGTCCATCAGCACCACATCGGGCTTGAGACCGGGGATCAGGTCGACCGCCTGGCGGCCGTCGGATGCCTCGCCGACCACTTCGATGCCGCCGTCGAGCGCGAGCAGCGAGCGGATGCCCTGGCGGACTAGGGTCTGGTCGTCGACCAGGCAGACTCGGATCATGGGGCCTCCCAACGGATGCGGGCTCACGGCGGCGGGGACGTGGCGGTGCGGGGTGCAGCATCGCGCAGGCGGGCGTCGTCCGCCAGCGGCAATTCCAGGCGCAGCACGAAGCCGTTGCCCGGCGCGGTCTCGACCTGCAGGGTGCCGCCATAGGCGGCCAGCCGCTCACGCATGCCGGTCAAGCCGTTGCCGGCGCGGGCGATGTCGGCGCCGCGGCCGTCGTCGCGGGCATCGAGCCGGATCGCGCCCGCGTCCTGGACGTAGCGCAGCCGCAGTAGGCTGGCGCCGGAATGGCGCACGGCATTGGTGATGATCTCCTGGGTGCAGCGCAGCAGCACGTGCGCGCGCTCAGGATCGTCGACCAGGAACTGTTTCGGCATCTGCATGTCGATCCGCAGGCTCGGCACATTCTCGGCCAGCGGCAGCAATGTGGCGCGCATATCGATGGCATCGTCGTCGCGCAGCTGGCTGACCGCCTCACGCACGTCGCTGAGCAGCAGCTTGGCCAGCGTCTGCGCCTGGCCCACATGCTCCTGCGCCTGCCCGCTGGCCAGATGGCTGGCGATCTCCAGGTTCAGGCTCAGCGCGGTCAGGTGGTGGCCCAGCAGGTCATGCAGTTCGCGTGAGATGCGCGTGCGTTCATTGACGCGCACGCTCTCGGCGAGCAGCGCACGGGTCGCGCGCAGTTCGGCGTTGAGCCGGCGCTGCTCCTCCCGGGCCTGCGCCTGTTGCCGCGCGACCAGGCCGGTCACGAACGCAAAGCCGGTGAAGCCCACGTACAGCGCGGCCTGCAGCACCGCCTCGGCCCAGGTGAAATCGAAGCCGCGTACATAGACCGGCACGATCACGAACTCGCAGGCCACCAGCAGCGCCACCCCGACCCACAGCGGCAGCAGCCACGGCAGCACGCAGGCCACGACCATCAGCAGGATGCTGCCCAGGCCGCTCTGGCTGTAGTAGCTGATCGCGATCGCACTGCCGGCCAGCACCAGCACCAGCAGCCGGTCGAGCACGCCGATGCGGCGCTCGCCCAGGCTGCGCGTGAGCCAGGCGTAGCTGGTGCCGAACACCGCCCAGGCCAGCCAGGAGGCCCAGCTGTCGAGCCAGAGCCGCGCCCCGCCCTCGACCAGTTGGTCGGCCGGGGCCAGCGACAGCATCAGCAACGGCAGACCGATCACCGCCCAGGTGAACAGGCCGGCGACGCGCAGCAAGCGGTTGTGGTTCAGGGCGCGGATCATGCGCCATGGTAGGCACGCGCGGGGCCTCGCGCGCAGGGCCTGAAGTCATGCCGGGCGCCGCGGCGTGCCTCGCCCGCGCGCGGCGGGCATGCAATAATCCGCGCTTGCGACGCATTGCGGCCAAAGTTGCCGCCTGCGGTCGATTCGTGTGTCTGTCGTCTCACATGGAGTCTGGAATGTCGATCGTCGTCCGCGACGTGCAAGCGCACGAGCTGGATTCCATCCTTGAACTCAACAACGCCGCCGGCCCGTCGATCCTGCCGCTGGATGCCGCCCGCCTCCGCCGCCTGCACGACACCGCCGAGTACTTCCGCGTCGCCGAGCGCGACGAGGCCATGGTGGGCTTTCTGATCGGCTTCGGCTCGGGCAGCGGGCACGACAGCAGCAACTACGCCTGGTTCGGCGCGCACTACCCCGAATTCTTCTACATCGACCGCATCGTGGTCGCCAGCCGCCGCCGCGGCGGCGGCGTCGGGCGGGCGTTCTACGCCGACGTGCAGAGCTATGCCGAGGTCCGCTACCCGCTCCTGACCTGCGAGGTGTTCGTCGAGCACGACAACGACCCGGTGCGGCTGTTCCACGGCGGCTTCGGCTTCCGCGAGGTCGGCCAGCACGTCATGCCCGGCACAGACCTGCGCGCCTCGATGCTGGTCAAGGACATGTGCAGCTATCCGTGGGTGCGCGACACCTACGGCGGCCGGCTGCCCGACACTGCGTGGCTCAGGCCCCGGCAGTTGCCGGCCGGCGCTCCTCTGCCGGGGGTCACCGCCTGATGGCCAGCCAGCCCGCGCCCGCACCGGCGGCCGATTTCGAGCCGGCCGGCGAACTGAAGATCGGCCAGGTCGGCATCGCCAATCTGCGCATCCGCACCCTCGACGTCGCCCGGCTGGGCGAGGAGATGCGCAGCCGCGTGACTCGCGCGCCCAAGCTGTTCGAGCGGGCGGCGGTGATCCTCGATTTTGGCGGCCTGCCCGCGACCCCGGACCCGGCGACCGCACAGGCGCTCATCGACGCGCTGCGCGAGGCCGGCGCGCTGCCGGTCGCGCTGGCCTGGGGCAGCAGCGACAACGCGCTGCTCGCCCAGGCGCTCGGCCTGCCGCTGCTGTCGAAATTCCGCGTCCAGTACGAAAACGCGGACGCCGCCGCTGTGCCCGCCCCGCCCCCGGCCCCTCCGCGCGCAGCGCCCGCCCCGGCCGCACCAGCCACCCCGCCGCCGGCGCCCGCCCAGGCGGCCGCCGAACCGGGGCTGATGCAGACCTCGGCGGTGCGCTCGGGCCAGCAGCTCTACGCCCGCAACCGCGACCTGACGGTGATGTCGCAGGTCGGTGCCGGTGCCGAGGTCATCGCAGACGGCTCGATCCACATCTACGGCCCACTGCGCGGTCGTGCGCTGGCCGGCGCCCAGGGCAACCGCAATGCCCGCATCTTCTGCCGCAGCTTCCATGCCGAACTGGTCGCCGTGGCGGGGCAGTACAAGGTGCTGGAAGATATTCCACGAGAACTCCACGGCAAGGCTGTCCAGGTCTGGCTGGAGCATGAAGAACTCAAGATCGCCGCACTCGAGTGACGGCGGCACACCCAGGAGACGTGTTTTGGCAGAAATCATCGTAGTCACATCGGGCAAGGGCGGGGTCGGCAAGACCACCACCAGCGCCAGCATCGCCAGCGGGCTGGCCCGGCAGGGCAAGCGCACCGCGGTCGTCGACTTCGACGTCGGCCTGCGCAATCTCGACCTGATCATGGGCTGCGAGCGCCGCGTGGTGTACGACCTGGTCAACGTCGTCCAGGGTGAGGCCTCGCTCAAGCAGGCGCTGATCAAGGACAAGCGTTTCGACAACCTCTATGTGCTCGCCGCCTCGCAGACCCGCGACAAGGACGCGCTGACCAAGGAGGGTGTGGAGCGGGTGCTTAAGGAACTCGCTGACGACGGCTTCGACTTCGTGATCTGCGACTCGCCGGCCGGCATCGAGAAAGGCGCGTTCCTGGCGATGTACTTCGCCGACCGCGCGATCGTGGTGGTCAATCCCGAGGTCTCCTCGGTGCGCGACTCCGACCGCGTCATCGGCCTGCTGCAGTCCAAGACCCGGCGCGCCGAGTCGGGCGAGCGTGTGCAGGAACACCTGCTGCTGACCCGCTACAGCCCGACCCGCGTGGAAAGCGGCGAGATGCTGTCGATTGCCGACGTCGAAGAGGTGCTGGGGCTCAAGACCATCGGGGTGATCCCCGAATCGGGCGACGTGCTCAACGCGTCCAACAAGGGCGAGCCGGTGATTCTCGACGCCCAGTCGATCGCCGGCCAGGCCTACGACGATGCGGTCGCGCGACTGCTCGGCCAGGAGCGCCCGCTGCGCTTCACCACCACGGAGAAGAAGGGCTTCTTCAGCAAGCTGTTCGGAGGTTGATGATGGCCCTGTTCGATTTCCTCAAGCCCAAAAAGAACACCGCGACGATCGCCAAGGACCGCCTGCGCATCATCGTGGCCCAGGAGCGGACCAGCCGCAACGCGCCCGATTATCTGCCGTTGCTGCAGCGCGAATTGCTCGAAGTGATCCGCAAGTACGTCAGCATCGATGTCGATGCGGTCAAGGTGGACCTGGTCAAGGACGGCGACAACGACGTGCTCGACATCTCGGTCGCCCTGCCCGACGAGCGCATCACCCCGGCCTGAGCCGCCGTGCCCTCGTCCCCCGGCGTTTCGGCGACGTCGACTGCGTCGCCGCACACATCTGCCGCGGGCGTGCTGTGCCTGGCCGACATCGGCTTCGAGGCGCCGACCGCCCTGTTGCAGCGCTATGGGCTGCGGCTGCATCGCATCGCCCCGGGTCTGCCGATTCCCGGCAGCTACTGGGGCGAGAGCGAGGCTGGCATCATCGGCACCGACGTGCATGCGCGTGACGACACACCGGTGCATTCGCTGTTGCACGAGGCCTGCCATCTGATCGTGCTGCCGCCCGAGCGCCGGGCGGCGGTGCATACCGACGCCACCGATTCCGTCGAGGAGGAGGACGCGGCCTGCTATCTGCAGATCGTGCTTGCCCAGTCGCTGCCCGGCGTCGGCAGCGCGCGTCTGATGGCCGACATGGATGCCTGGGGCTACACCTTCCGGCTGGGCTCGGCGCAGGCCTGGTTCGCGCACGATGCCGAAGATGCGCGCGCGTGGCTGGTTGCGCGCGGCCTGCTGCCGGCGCCCGTTTCTGGCTGAATAGCGCCGCGGCCGCGGCGTCGCATCGCCCGGTCGTTTGCCTCCGACCGCCACCGCTGGCGGTCCGTCGTCACTTGCAGCGCTGCAATCGGCGCACTAGCCTCCCGGTTCCTTCTGTACACCGGACGCCGTCGTGACCCATCGCCATGCCCTGCTCGCTCTCGCGGTCGCCGCGAGCCTGACGCTCGCCGGCTGCAACCGCTCGGCCTCGCCCGACGCCACGACGCCGGCCGCCTCCACGGCGCCCGAGGGCGAGACGGCCGACCAGTTCATCGCGCGCGTGAACGAGGAGATGCGCACGCTGATGCCGGAACTGACCGCCTCGCAGTGGCTGTCGGCAACCTACATCAACGACGACAGCCAGTTGCTGGCGGCCAAGTACAACGAGCGCTACCTCGCCCAGCTCAACAGCTGGATCGAGCAGTCGCGCAAGTTCGAAGGCCAGCAGATGTCGCCCGAGACCGCACGCGCCATCAACCTGCTCAAGCTCGGCGCCTCGATGCCGCCGCCGCGCAATCCCGAACACCTGGCCGAACTGACCAAGATCGCCTCGAAGATGGAAGGCACCTACGGCGCCGGCCAGTACTGCACCGGCGAAGGCGAGGCGCGCAGTTGCCGCCAGCTCGGCCAACTCGAGGACGTGCTGCGCAGCAGCCGCGACTACGACGCGCAGCTCGACGCCTGGCAGGGCTGGCACACGATCGCCCAGCCGATGCGCAGCGATTACACGCGCTTCGTCGAACTGGTCAACGAAGGCGCGCGTGACCTGGGCTTCGCCGATGCCGGCGAGGCCTGGCGTTCGGGCTACGACATGCCGCCGGCCGAACTGGCCGCCGAGACCGATCGCCTGTGGGGCCAGGTCAAGCCGCTGTACGAACAGCTGCACTGTTACGCGCGCGGACGGCTGGAAGCGCGCTATCCCGGTCGCGGCACGGTCGAGGGCGGGCTGCTGCCCGCCCACCTGCTGGGCAATATGTGGCAGCAGGACTGGAGCAACCTCTGGGACGTGCTGCAGCCCTACCCCGATGCCGGCGACCTCGACATCACCGGTGCGCTGGAAAAGAACTATCACGCGCTGCTCAACGAGCGGATGGTCAAGGAGAACGCGCTGATCGATTCCGATCGCCGCGCCGACATCGCGCACGCCGCGCAGATCGACAACGCCAAGCGCATGAACGAGCGCGCGCAGGACTTCTACGTCTCGCTCGGCATGCCCAAGCTGCCGGGCAGCTACTGGGCCAAGACCCAGTTCGTCAAACCGCGCGATCGCGACGTGGTCTGCCACGCCAGCGCCTGGGACATGGGCGGCAAGATCGACGGCCAGCCGGACGTGCGCACCAAGATGTGCACCAAGCCGAACGAAGAAGACTTCACGACGATCTATCACGAGCTCGGCCACGTCTATTACTACCTCGCCTACAACGGCCGCCCGCCGCTGTTCCAGAGCGGCGCGCACGATGGCTTCCACGAGGCGATCGGCGACACGATCGTGCTGGCGATGACGCCCAAGTATCTGCAGTCGATCGGCCTGGTCGGCGAACAGCAGCAATCGCAGGCATCGCTGGTCAATTCGCAGATGCGCATGGCGCTGGCGAAGGTGTCGTTCCTGCCGTTCGGGCTGATGATCGACCGCTGGCGCTGGGGCGTGTTCGACGGCTCGATCACCCCGGACAACTACAACGCCGCCTGGTGGTCGCTCAAGGCGCAGTACCAGGGCGTGGCCCCGACGACGCCGCGCGGCGAAGACTTCTTCGATGCCGGTGCCAAGTACCACGTGCCGGGCAACACGCCCTACACGCGCTACTTCCTCTCGCACGTGCTGCAGTTCCAGTTCTACAAGGCGCTGTGCGATGCGTCCGGACACACAGGCCCGCTGTACGAGTGCAGCTTCTACGGCAACAAGGCGGCCGGTGAGAAGTTCTGGGCGATGCTCGAGAAGGGCAACAGCCAGCCCTGGCAGCAGACCCTCAAGGAACTGACCGGCGGCGAGACCATGGACGCCGCGCCGGTGCTCGAGTACTTCGCGCCGTTGCAGACCTGGCTCGAGCAGCAGAACGAGGGCCGCAACTGCGGCTGGAGCGCACCAACTGCCGCGCAGTCCCCTGCTCCGTCCGCGACACCTGCACGGGGCTGAGGGCTTTACTTCGGACAGGCAGCCGCCTGTCGGCCAGTAGCCGCTTTTCCCTCGGTCAAGGCCACGCGAAGCACGCGTGGCGTTCGCATGGATGCGCGGCAATGCCGCGCACGCCATCCATGCTCACCCTGCCTTGACTCGGGCGCGCGCCCGTTCCGCTTCGCGGATCGGTCCGGCCCGGCGAAGCACGCCGGGCGTTCACCCGCTTGCGCGGCATGCCGCGCAGCAAAGCGGGCTGCGGACGTACACCGCCCGACCTCGGATAGCGGCAAAGTCGCCCGTTGGAAAAAGTCCCGCGCCTTCGGTCTCTAAAACCGGGGTCAGAGTGCAATTTTCGCGATGCGAAATTGCACTCTGACCCCGGTTTTGGACCCTGCTACAACGGGTCGGTCGGCGCGATCGGCGCGGCCTCGCGCACAGGACCTGCGGGCGGTGCGCCGCGTGCGAGCTAGGCGCGCCAGAACAGCCAGCCCAGCAGCATGAAGCCGGCCGAGGTAACAGCCAACGCGCGCGGATGCGAGCTGACCAGCGGCGACAGCAGGCCCGCGGCGACCGCATTGAGAACCAGGCCGACAAAGGCCTGCAGCGATGACGCCGAGCCGCGCTGGCGCGGATACATGTCCAGCACCGCGAGCGTGAGGATCGGGAACACCAGCGCGATACCGAACGAGTTGAGCATCATCGGCAGCACCGCCCAGGGCACCGCCGGCTGGTCGACCAGCAGGTTGTAGCCGAGGTTGGCGACCATCGCCACGCCACTGCAGGCAAAGCCGATGTTCGCCAGCCGCGGCCCGCTGATCCGCCCCGCCGCCCGCCCCGATACCCAGGCGCCCAGCATCATGCCGGTGATCATCGGGATGAAAAACCAGCCGAACTGGCGCTCGTTGAGGCGCAGCACGTCGATGACGAACACCGGTGTCGAGGCGATGTACAGAAACAGCGCCGAGAAGTTGAACGCGCCGGCCACAGCGATGCGCTGGAACCGCCGGTTGGCGGCGATCGCCGCATAGCCGCGCAACAGACGCGCGGGCGCCAGCGAGATGCGCGCCTCGGCCGGATGGGTCTCCGGCAACCGGCGCCAACACACCACCAGCAGCACCAGCGAGAACGCGACCAGGAACCAGAAGATCAGCGGCCAGCGCCCCCAGCCGAGCAGCCAGCCGCCGATGACCGGCGCGATCGCCGGCGCGATGCTGAAGATCATCGACACCTGGCTCATCAGCCGCTGCGCATCGTCGCCATGCAGCACGTCGCGGATCACCGCGCGTCCGACGATCAGGCCCACACCCGCCGACAGCCCCTGCAAGGCACGGAATGCCAACAGCGCGCCGAGGCTGGTCGACAGCGCGCAACCGATCGACGCGACGACGAACACCGACAAGCCGCCCAGGATCACCCGCCGCCGCCCGAGTGCGTCCGACAGCGGTCCATGCACGATGCTCATCAGTGCATAAGCGATGAGATATATCGAGATGGTCTGCTGCATCGCCGCCGCATCCGCGCCCAGGTCCACACCGATCGCCGGGAACGCCGGAAAGATGGTGTCGATCGAGAACGGGCCGAACATCGCCAGTCCCGCGAGCAGCAGGGTCAGCAGGCGGATCGGAACCTGGGGCGACGGCGATGGCGTCACGGCCATCGCCGGACGCCCACGCATGGACAGGCGCGCATAGACAAGACGGTCACAAGAGGGCCGCGCAGCATAACAACGCGTCGGTGACCACAGCGCCGGACGCAGCGTTCCCTGCATGGCGTGCGCGCCCCCTGGCCGCGCCGCCGCGCGCGCCGTGCACACCAAACGGCCACGACAGCAGGCCATCCCTCACCTCCGCACGCCCGGCACAGCGACGCCAGGCGCGTGAAGCGTTGCGGGGCACTGGCGCATCCGCAGGCCGGGGTCGACACCCGCACGGCCACGTCCGCGACGCGACACCGAGTCCGGGCGTGCGCGACCTCGCCGCAAACCGCCCGAGCGGGCGCAGTCCTAGAGCCGTTCGACCGCGCTGGCCCGGATCAGGACCTCGTCCTGGTCGAAGCGCGCCTCCAGCGTGGCGCGGTAGGCGGCCCACCAGACGCGGTCGAGCCGGCCGGACATGACCTCGACCGGCACCCCCTCGTCGCGCTGCACCTCGCCGCCCGGGTCTTCCCAGGCGCCGGCGGCCGGCGCGCGCACGAATGCGGTGGCGCCGCCGAAACGTGCGCTGAGTTCGTCGCGCACCGCATCCAGCATCGCGCGCGGCCACCGCTGGCCATCGGCGCCGCGCAGTGGCAGCAAGAGCTGGACGAGCGTGCACGGGGGCGGCGCTGCGGACATGGTCGGACATCGGGCTGCAGGAACGGCCGCAGGATCGCCGTGGCGTCATGCAACCGGCGTCACGCCCCGCCCGGCCGGGCGCATGAGCGCGGTATAATCGGTGCGCTGCAACCAACCGGTGGGAGAAGCGGGTCCGCCCCGCTGCCGAAGGCGCAACGCCCGTAATCGCTCAGGCCCACGTACTGCCGGCGGGAAAACTCTGGAGAGACCGGTTCGATCCGGCGCCGAAGGTGCATGGGGACGCGTCAACCCCCGAACTCTCAGGCAAAAGGACAGAGGGGCACGAGGAAGGCCGGCGCCTTCCGTCGCCGCATGCCGTCCCCGGCGCGGCGCGGCATCCGTCGGCCCGCCGCCCCTGCCGCCCTACCGGATGCCCGCCATGACCGCATCGCCCCTGCGCGACCTCGAACACCCTTCGGCTTTCGTCGAGCGCCACATCGGCCCGAACGACGCCGAGATCGCCCACATGCTCGAGGTCGTCGGCCATGCGTCGCTCGACGCGATGACCGACGCCATCGTCCCGGGCAGCATCAAGTCGGCCACCGAACTGGCATTGCCGACCGCGACGACCGAGGTCGAGGCGCTGGCGAAAATTCGCGCCGTGGCGAAGAAGAACACCGTGCTGCGCAGCGTCATCGGCCAGGGCTACTACGGCACCCACACGCCGAACGTGATCCTGCGCAACATCCTC from Luteimonas sp. S4-F44 carries:
- a CDS encoding M15 family metallopeptidase codes for the protein MRRPPAALLVNTPDIELWPAALLRARANRDARVLARASWVLRRKRDGRYLAALLPEGLMPLLPDWRRTPGLDAALDLLDTSPAALPSTPADTLPIARLQARLDSLGIEAQTYTARTGLSLVPEPTWLAFAGVDRYRRPLWLQAEAAQGWTRMREAARGDGIALEAISGYRSHDYQLGIFERKRARGLDVDAILEVNAAPGYSEHHSGSALDIGTPGEPSAEPSFEATPAFAWLTRHASDHGFAMSYPRGNPHGIVYEPWHWRHR
- a CDS encoding DUF423 domain-containing protein, with protein sequence MRRYEGNASGLAAAGALLAGVAVALAAYANHGVEGDARAALQSAAVFAFGHGVALAALSRGLRDPMAKLALLALLGGTLLFAGAVVSRHLLGGPSAFAPWGGGLTMFGWLLYAISALRAPRR
- the minC gene encoding septum site-determining protein MinC, whose translation is MASQPAPAPAADFEPAGELKIGQVGIANLRIRTLDVARLGEEMRSRVTRAPKLFERAAVILDFGGLPATPDPATAQALIDALREAGALPVALAWGSSDNALLAQALGLPLLSKFRVQYENADAAAVPAPPPAPPRAAPAPAAPATPPPAPAQAAAEPGLMQTSAVRSGQQLYARNRDLTVMSQVGAGAEVIADGSIHIYGPLRGRALAGAQGNRNARIFCRSFHAELVAVAGQYKVLEDIPRELHGKAVQVWLEHEELKIAALE
- a CDS encoding response regulator transcription factor: MIRVCLVDDQTLVRQGIRSLLALDGGIEVVGEASDGRQAVDLIPGLKPDVVLMDMRMPAMSGLEALQSLARADALPPTIILTTFDDDQLVLAGLKAGAKGYLLKDVSLEQLVGAIRTVADGGSLVQPAVTQRLLTGLEQMRNEFVSLDRPDPLTDRETEILRLMAGGFSNKEIANSLGVAEGTIKNHVSNILSKLGVRDRTRAVLKAFELQLV
- a CDS encoding sensor histidine kinase, with translation MIRALNHNRLLRVAGLFTWAVIGLPLLMLSLAPADQLVEGGARLWLDSWASWLAWAVFGTSYAWLTRSLGERRIGVLDRLLVLVLAGSAIAISYYSQSGLGSILLMVVACVLPWLLPLWVGVALLVACEFVIVPVYVRGFDFTWAEAVLQAALYVGFTGFAFVTGLVARQQAQAREEQRRLNAELRATRALLAESVRVNERTRISRELHDLLGHHLTALSLNLEIASHLASGQAQEHVGQAQTLAKLLLSDVREAVSQLRDDDAIDMRATLLPLAENVPSLRIDMQMPKQFLVDDPERAHVLLRCTQEIITNAVRHSGASLLRLRYVQDAGAIRLDARDDGRGADIARAGNGLTGMRERLAAYGGTLQVETAPGNGFVLRLELPLADDARLRDAAPRTATSPPP
- the minD gene encoding septum site-determining protein MinD, which produces MAEIIVVTSGKGGVGKTTTSASIASGLARQGKRTAVVDFDVGLRNLDLIMGCERRVVYDLVNVVQGEASLKQALIKDKRFDNLYVLAASQTRDKDALTKEGVERVLKELADDGFDFVICDSPAGIEKGAFLAMYFADRAIVVVNPEVSSVRDSDRVIGLLQSKTRRAESGERVQEHLLLTRYSPTRVESGEMLSIADVEEVLGLKTIGVIPESGDVLNASNKGEPVILDAQSIAGQAYDDAVARLLGQERPLRFTTTEKKGFFSKLFGG
- a CDS encoding GNAT family N-acetyltransferase; translation: MSIVVRDVQAHELDSILELNNAAGPSILPLDAARLRRLHDTAEYFRVAERDEAMVGFLIGFGSGSGHDSSNYAWFGAHYPEFFYIDRIVVASRRRGGGVGRAFYADVQSYAEVRYPLLTCEVFVEHDNDPVRLFHGGFGFREVGQHVMPGTDLRASMLVKDMCSYPWVRDTYGGRLPDTAWLRPRQLPAGAPLPGVTA
- a CDS encoding SRPBCC family protein, which translates into the protein MTRLLELLISCVIVAVLFLVVAVLLPSSRTLTESVETNRRQSIVFDTINSVRRFKDWSPIPRYDPAVQLKLSGPDAGVGARVDYTSQDKRIGQGHWEITESDPDKRVVYAVENPQRGDNKKMTFTLKPTGRNNRNIEITQTYNVDYGWDLLGRFAGLYVSRNVGDDMKLGLGQMGNLLAAVPNVDYRVEGSSLSGLAAVDRPAENLLVVSAGAVERNNQVIQDSMKANLEWINRTMAANDLEAAGPLRVITTELGRETYTFDIALPVRAKGTGPAAPAATAAAEGEGEGEGDAPVATAPEAPATDAAELSGLELLGPVKYVHQPRGRVAKANYKGFMAELDNVRNAVRAWALTQGYEVTDRPYESYRNGIEAAFTENGEFEVFWTLRQQP
- the minE gene encoding cell division topological specificity factor MinE, whose translation is MALFDFLKPKKNTATIAKDRLRIIVAQERTSRNAPDYLPLLQRELLEVIRKYVSIDVDAVKVDLVKDGDNDVLDISVALPDERITPA